The proteins below are encoded in one region of Anguilla anguilla isolate fAngAng1 chromosome 3, fAngAng1.pri, whole genome shotgun sequence:
- the LOC118222328 gene encoding histamine N-methyltransferase-like codes for MASMDSLQAGYEGHYVDGFQLYLQRSQEHKVIREFIDRILPDEFARIAEGKKSLNVLGVGSGGGELDAHILSVLQTKVPGTSINADVLEPSHELNENFKALVAKTPNLQKLSFNWHSMTCAEYETMFKNKKETKRFDLVHMIQMLFYVTDLKATVKFFHSLLREKGKLLIIHEAASSGWNTLWKTYKEELCKRSLSDYLSAGDIKDRLQELGLKYEEHALHNTLDITMCFDKADEMGEKLLDFMTDQVHFHQSLNADVRAGIVDLLQNKCSTKKDGRIMFDCSLTALLVYP; via the exons ATGGCATCCATGGATTCACTTCAAGCGGGATACGAGGGCCACTATGTGGATGGATTCCAGTTGTACTTGCAACGCTCTCAGGAACACAAGGTTATACGTGAGTTCATCGACAGGATTCTCCCGGATGAATTTGCAAG AATTGCAGAGGGTAAAAAGAGTCTGAACGTTCTTGGTGTTGGAAGTGGAGGAG gTGAACTGGATGCCCATATACTCTCCGTGCTGCAGACAAAAGTCCCAGGAACATCCATCAATGCTGATGTACTGGAGCCCAGCCACGAACTGAATGAGAACTTCAAAG CTTTGGTGGCCAAGACTCCCAACCTGCAGAAACTATCCTTCAACTGGCATTCAATGACCTGTGCGGAGTATGAGACAATGTTCAAAAACAAGAAGGAAACAAAGAGATTTGACCTTGTGCATATGATTCAG ATGCTGTTCTATGTAACAGACCTCAAAGCAACCGTCAAGTTTTTCCATAGCCTGCTCAGAGAGAAAGGCAAGCTTTTGATTATCCATGAAGCAG cAAGTAGTGGCTGGAACACGCTCTGGAAGACCTACAAGGAAGAGCTTTGTAAAAGGTCTCTCAGCGACTACTTATCTGCCGGAGACATCAAAGACCGCCTTCAGGAGCTGGGACTCAAATACGAAGAGCACGCCCTCCACAACACTTTGGACATCACAATGTGTTTCGATAAGGCAGACGAAATGGGAGAGAAGCTTCTGGACTTTATGACAGACCAGGTCCATTTCCATCAGTCGCTGAACGCTGACGTTAGAGCGGGAATCGTGGACTTGCTGCAGAACAAATGCAGCACCAAAAAAGATGGAAGAATCATGTTTGACTGCTCCTTGACTGCGCTGCTCGTTTATCCATAA